The Bosea sp. AS-1 region CTAACCACCGTCGTAGTGCGAATTGGGTGGGCGGGTCCTTCGGGGCTCGCCCTTCTCGCAAACAGGGAGGCCAGAATGCTTCAAGTCCAGACGATCACCCGAACATACGAGACGTTCGAAGACGCGCGAAATGTCGTGGTCCGGCTGGCTGAGGCTGGCATTCAGCCTGAGAGGATCGGCCTGCTTGGACAGCAGGCTGGCGGTGACGACAATACGGCTGCGGCAGCGGGCGTCGGAGGTGCTGCGGGTGCTGCGACCGGGCTCGCACTGGGTTTGGGGGCCCTGACCATTCCGGGGGTGGGTCCGATCATTGCGACCGGCTGGTTCCTGTCCGGCGCGGTGACCGGCGCGTTGGCAGGAGGCGTTCTGGGCGCGCTGGTCGATGCCGGCGTACCAGCGAGTGACGCCGAACGTCACGCCAGCGAACACGCGCGGGGTCGGTCTGTGGTCTCTGTCCGTGTAGAAGAGCCCGACGTCGGGCTGGCAACGCAGATCATGGATGCCGCGATGCCCGTCGAAGCGGGTGAAGCTCCACAAACCGACCTCGCCAAGGTCGTGTCTTGACCCCATTCTCGGCCGCAAAGCGTCCGGGGAACTAGTCCTGGCCGAGGCAGTTCGTCGACAACGCGCTGGGGGGCGAGTGGCTGGCGGCTGCGCCGCGGCCCGACCCAAGGAACGCCAAATGTCCTCCAAAGACGCCATGATTCACGAAAGTGGCCTCCCGGGCCACGAATCCGCGCTGACGCCGAAGCCGGAATGGCAGCCGCGCTATCCGGGAAGTGATCGCCTCAAAGGAAAGGTCGCGCTCATCACGGGGGCGGACAGCGGCATCGGCCGCGCGGTTGCCGCGCTTTACGCTCGCGAAGGGGCGAACGTCGCGATCGTATACCTGAGCGAACATGACGATGCCAAAGAGACGGTGCGCATCGTTGAGCAGGAGGGTCGGCGAGCCATCGCAATCGCTGGCGATATCGGCGAGAAGTCGTTCTGCAAGACCGCCGTGTCCCGGACGATCGAGCAGTTCGGGCAGATCGACATTCTGGTCAACAATGCCGGCGAGCAGCACCCGGACAAGGATATCACCGACATCACCGAGGAGCAGCTTCGCCGCACTTTCCAGACCAACATCTTCGGGATGTTTTTCATGACGCAGGCGGCACGTCCGCATCTGAAAAGTGGCGCCGTCATCGTCAACTGCACATCGATCACCAGCTACCAGGGTTCCAGCGAGTTGCTCGATTACAGCTCGACGAAGGGCGCGATCACCTCGTTCACGCGAGCCCTTTCAGAGAACCTGGTTGGGAAGGGGATACGCGTAAATGCAGTTGCCCCAGGGCCGATCTGGACGCCTCTCAACCCGATGGGCGGAGCAAGCCCGGAGAAGCTGAAGCACTTTGGTGAGAGCACGCCGATGAAACGACC contains the following coding sequences:
- a CDS encoding glucose 1-dehydrogenase encodes the protein MSSKDAMIHESGLPGHESALTPKPEWQPRYPGSDRLKGKVALITGADSGIGRAVAALYAREGANVAIVYLSEHDDAKETVRIVEQEGRRAIAIAGDIGEKSFCKTAVSRTIEQFGQIDILVNNAGEQHPDKDITDITEEQLRRTFQTNIFGMFFMTQAARPHLKSGAVIVNCTSITSYQGSSELLDYSSTKGAITSFTRALSENLVGKGIRVNAVAPGPIWTPLNPMGGASPEKLKHFGESTPMKRPGQPNEVAPSFLFLACDDSSYMSGQVLHPNGGTVVNG